In a single window of the Myxococcus fulvus genome:
- a CDS encoding CAP domain-containing protein — MRPSSVLRAVVLLLLVFPPGCASASKSSARKAAPSQRASASAPRGQQARSAPQARPAQPTAKDFAHDMVEAHNQARARARPTPKPALPPLVWSDEAARQAASWAKACKFEHNPERGEFGENLAAATPDAWTTQQVVKSWADEVSDYDHARNTCKKGKVCGHYTQVVWRKTTAVGCATVTCKKNSPFGADFPTWQLWVCNYAPPGNFVGQRPY, encoded by the coding sequence ATGCGTCCGTCTTCCGTGCTCCGCGCAGTCGTCCTGCTCCTGCTCGTGTTTCCTCCCGGCTGCGCGTCGGCCTCGAAGTCCAGCGCGCGCAAGGCCGCGCCGTCCCAGCGGGCCTCCGCCAGCGCACCCCGGGGACAGCAGGCCCGGAGCGCTCCGCAGGCCCGGCCCGCGCAGCCCACGGCGAAGGACTTCGCGCACGACATGGTGGAGGCCCACAACCAGGCGCGGGCCCGGGCCCGGCCCACGCCGAAGCCCGCGCTGCCGCCGCTCGTCTGGTCCGACGAGGCCGCTCGCCAGGCCGCCTCCTGGGCCAAGGCCTGCAAGTTCGAGCACAACCCGGAGCGAGGTGAGTTCGGCGAGAACCTGGCCGCCGCCACGCCGGATGCGTGGACCACGCAGCAGGTGGTGAAGAGCTGGGCGGACGAGGTCTCCGATTACGACCACGCTCGCAACACGTGCAAGAAGGGCAAGGTGTGCGGGCACTACACGCAGGTGGTGTGGCGCAAGACGACGGCCGTGGGCTGCGCCACCGTGACGTGCAAGAAGAACTCGCCCTTCGGTGCCGACTTCCCCACGTGGCAGCTGTGGGTCTGCAACTACGCGCCGCCCGGAAATTTCGTGGGACAGCGGCCCTACTGA
- a CDS encoding heme-dependent oxidative N-demethylase family protein, whose translation MLPYFPFEQDAYAMALGVRALRPGETLIEVDAAHYRAELALKASLLGEDPHARFQAQPGTGPQQWEVLRLLLSRMAEQTPESFTLRADDDGRWHWHNTLTDQAASFTPGQEDSLPFAPLDWVGRQVQEDLLVLDGTREGYPLIAGQLCFPSGWSLGEKLGKSLLAVHAPVPGFAEQMGRGTLKLLEGLKPGRPVTRCNWAVTVTDRLCMEPRFFPEWRHLFEDLTPDNAGERCFLRLERQTLSRLPETGAILFTIHTYVAPVAGEVPTPERRQGLARVLATVPDDMSGYKRLGPLREPLLAYLTRLDAC comes from the coding sequence GTGCTGCCCTACTTCCCCTTCGAGCAGGACGCCTACGCCATGGCACTTGGAGTGCGCGCCTTGCGTCCCGGTGAAACACTCATCGAGGTAGACGCAGCGCATTATCGCGCTGAGCTGGCGTTGAAAGCCTCGCTGCTCGGCGAGGACCCGCACGCGCGCTTCCAGGCGCAGCCGGGCACGGGGCCCCAGCAATGGGAGGTGTTGCGGCTGTTGCTGTCGCGCATGGCGGAACAGACGCCGGAGTCCTTCACCCTGCGGGCTGATGACGACGGGCGCTGGCATTGGCACAACACGCTCACGGACCAGGCGGCCAGCTTCACGCCGGGCCAGGAGGACAGCCTGCCGTTCGCGCCGCTGGATTGGGTGGGCCGACAGGTGCAGGAGGACCTGCTGGTGTTGGACGGCACGCGCGAGGGCTACCCGCTCATCGCCGGACAGCTCTGCTTCCCCTCCGGCTGGAGCCTGGGGGAGAAGCTGGGCAAGTCATTGCTCGCGGTGCACGCGCCGGTGCCGGGCTTCGCCGAGCAGATGGGCCGCGGCACGCTGAAGCTGTTGGAGGGCCTCAAGCCGGGCCGCCCCGTCACCCGCTGCAACTGGGCCGTCACCGTCACCGACAGGCTGTGCATGGAGCCGCGCTTCTTCCCGGAGTGGCGCCACCTCTTCGAGGACCTCACGCCCGACAACGCCGGTGAGCGCTGCTTCCTGCGCCTGGAGCGGCAGACGTTGAGCCGCCTGCCGGAGACGGGCGCCATCCTCTTCACCATCCACACCTACGTGGCCCCGGTGGCCGGCGAGGTGCCCACGCCCGAGCGCCGCCAGGGCCTGGCCCGCGTGCTCGCCACCGTCCCGGACGACATGAGCGGCTACAAGCGCCTGGGCCCCCTGCGTGAGCCGCTCCTCGCGTACCTGACCCGCCTCGACGCTTGTTGA
- a CDS encoding CAP domain-containing protein, with amino-acid sequence MNRSSVRRLLALGLLVPCLATGCGSDDDNDDVTPSGDAGTPDGGGSGNPDSGAGAPDSGSGSLSQFAQDMLTGHNATRASAQPTPSPALEPLGWDTGAEDVAKAWAANCKWGHNPNRGPYGENITAATPNSMSTLEVVEGWSSEASDYNYANNSCASGKACGHYTQVVWRNTKRVGCATVTCTENSPFGSRFPTWQYWVCNYAPPGNYTGQKPY; translated from the coding sequence ATGAACCGCTCCTCCGTCCGACGTCTGCTGGCCCTCGGTCTGCTCGTGCCCTGCCTCGCCACCGGCTGCGGCTCCGATGATGACAATGATGACGTCACGCCTTCGGGTGACGCGGGGACTCCAGATGGAGGGGGCTCGGGCAACCCGGACTCGGGCGCGGGTGCGCCTGATTCGGGCTCCGGTTCGCTGTCACAGTTCGCGCAGGACATGCTGACGGGACACAACGCCACGCGTGCTTCCGCGCAGCCCACGCCGAGCCCCGCGCTGGAGCCGCTCGGCTGGGACACGGGCGCGGAGGACGTGGCGAAGGCGTGGGCGGCGAACTGCAAATGGGGACACAATCCGAACCGTGGCCCCTACGGTGAGAACATCACCGCGGCCACGCCCAACTCCATGTCCACGCTGGAGGTGGTGGAGGGCTGGAGCAGCGAGGCCTCCGACTACAACTACGCGAACAACTCGTGTGCCTCGGGCAAGGCGTGCGGCCACTACACGCAGGTGGTGTGGCGCAACACGAAGCGCGTGGGCTGCGCGACCGTGACGTGCACGGAGAACTCGCCGTTCGGCAGCAGGTTCCCCACGTGGCAGTACTGGGTCTGCAACTACGCGCCGCCGGGGAACTACACGGGCCAGAAGCCCTACTGA
- a CDS encoding dienelactone hydrolase family protein translates to MHRHLLWLGVLLLVGGCTRGKPVEVRREPSPTGAVSEAEFKAMHTLRDDAPPELKGQEVEVAGTKMYLSLPEGAKGPLPAVLVLHEWWGLNAHIKHWADRLAANGYAALAVDLYGGKVATTSDEALALVKAVDHARAGQTLVAAHKFLQEDARVKATRTGSLGWCFGGSMSLRTAMLVPELDAAVIYYGSPVTDVNELSTIKAPVLGIFGTRDASIPLEKVAEFRAALDQLGIVHRIVELDGEHAFANPSGARYDEQSAARAWAETSMFLEHHLRR, encoded by the coding sequence ATGCACCGTCACCTGCTGTGGTTGGGCGTGTTGTTGCTGGTGGGAGGCTGCACGCGGGGCAAGCCGGTGGAGGTGCGGCGCGAGCCCTCTCCCACGGGCGCGGTCTCCGAGGCGGAGTTCAAGGCCATGCACACCCTGCGCGACGACGCGCCGCCCGAGCTGAAGGGGCAGGAGGTGGAGGTGGCCGGGACGAAGATGTACCTGAGCCTGCCCGAGGGCGCGAAGGGCCCCTTGCCCGCGGTGCTGGTCCTCCACGAGTGGTGGGGGCTCAACGCGCACATCAAGCACTGGGCGGACCGGCTGGCGGCCAACGGCTACGCGGCGCTGGCGGTGGACCTGTATGGCGGCAAGGTGGCCACCACGTCCGACGAGGCACTGGCGCTGGTGAAGGCGGTGGACCACGCGCGCGCGGGGCAGACGCTGGTGGCGGCGCACAAGTTCCTCCAGGAGGACGCGCGCGTGAAGGCCACGCGCACGGGCAGCCTGGGGTGGTGCTTCGGCGGGAGCATGTCCCTGCGCACGGCGATGCTGGTGCCGGAGCTGGACGCAGCGGTGATTTATTACGGCAGCCCGGTGACGGACGTGAACGAGCTGTCGACCATCAAGGCGCCGGTGCTGGGCATCTTCGGCACGCGGGACGCGTCCATTCCGCTGGAGAAGGTGGCGGAGTTCCGCGCGGCGCTGGACCAGCTGGGGATTGTCCACCGCATCGTCGAGCTGGACGGGGAGCATGCGTTCGCGAACCCCTCGGGGGCGCGCTACGACGAGCAGTCGGCCGCCCGGGCGTGGGCGGAGACGTCGATGTTCCTGGAGCACCACCTCCGGCGCTGA
- a CDS encoding FKBP-type peptidyl-prolyl cis-trans isomerase has translation MRKMCLVAMMLSLTACQPQGAKDGSATPAATAGAAANPQTEDQKTLYALGLSIGKSISVFDMTPEELEYVKAGLNAQVKGDKPAVELETYGPKLQELARARTTAKAEKEKENSKKFLDEAAKESGATKTESGLVFKDITPGTGESPKATDIVKVHYKGTLPNGTEFDSSYKRGEPTQFPLQGVIKCWTEGVQKMKVGGKAKLVCPSDIAYGDRGAPPNIPGGSALVFEVELLEVVKPPEAPAGAPGAPATPPSAEQKK, from the coding sequence ATGCGGAAGATGTGTCTGGTTGCGATGATGCTGAGCCTGACGGCGTGCCAGCCGCAGGGTGCGAAGGATGGGAGCGCCACCCCCGCGGCGACGGCGGGCGCGGCGGCCAACCCGCAGACCGAGGACCAGAAGACGCTGTACGCGCTCGGTCTGTCCATCGGCAAGAGCATCAGCGTGTTCGACATGACTCCGGAGGAGCTGGAGTACGTCAAGGCGGGCCTCAACGCCCAGGTCAAGGGCGACAAGCCCGCGGTGGAGCTGGAGACGTACGGGCCGAAGCTCCAGGAGCTGGCGCGCGCGCGCACCACCGCCAAGGCGGAGAAGGAGAAGGAGAACTCCAAGAAGTTCCTGGACGAGGCCGCCAAGGAGTCCGGCGCCACCAAGACGGAGTCCGGCCTGGTGTTCAAGGACATCACCCCCGGCACCGGTGAGTCCCCGAAGGCCACGGACATCGTGAAGGTGCACTACAAGGGCACGCTGCCCAACGGCACGGAGTTCGACAGCTCCTACAAGCGTGGCGAGCCCACGCAGTTCCCGCTCCAGGGCGTCATCAAGTGCTGGACGGAGGGCGTGCAGAAGATGAAGGTCGGCGGCAAGGCCAAGCTGGTGTGCCCGTCCGACATCGCCTACGGCGACCGCGGCGCGCCCCCGAACATCCCGGGCGGCTCGGCCCTGGTGTTCGAGGTGGAGCTGCTCGAGGTGGTCAAGCCGCCCGAGGCCCCCGCTGGCGCTCCGGGCGCTCCGGCGACGCCTCCGTCCGCCGAGCAGAAGAAGTAG
- a CDS encoding DUF1552 domain-containing protein, translating into MSSKRPLSRRTFLRGAGALMALPLLERMVSPAHAAEAPLAPRRLAVFYVPNGIHMQKWLPTGTGAAWALTPTLQPLAAVKSDVLVISGLTNDAGKPDGDGHHAAGTAALLSCMKAVKTEGTDFRAGISMDQVIARHLAQRKATRFASLELGNDAGRGIGNCDSGYACPYANNISWAGPRTPMAKEVRPKAVFDRLFGGMDPGSTLAQVEKRRAYGLSIIDFVREDAASLQKQLGVTDQRKLEEYFTSVRDLEKQLEVLGQQVPVCGAQVSPVDNEDPRAKTKAMMDLIVLAFQCDLTRVATFMLANARSNKVYGFLGLSGGHHAYSHHQFVPANFDALSRIDRWEVEQYAYLVRRLKESRDASGASLLDSSMVYFTSELEDGNGHIHRNLPVLIAGRCGGAVGTDRHLRATGLPIANLYISMMRAMGVPGVTTFGSDGTGELPGFGG; encoded by the coding sequence ATGAGCAGCAAACGGCCACTCTCCCGTCGAACCTTCCTGCGCGGCGCAGGCGCGCTGATGGCGCTCCCGTTGCTCGAGCGCATGGTCTCCCCCGCCCACGCCGCCGAGGCGCCGCTGGCGCCTCGTCGACTGGCCGTCTTCTACGTGCCCAATGGCATCCACATGCAGAAGTGGCTGCCCACCGGCACGGGCGCCGCCTGGGCGCTGACGCCCACGCTCCAGCCCCTGGCGGCGGTGAAGAGCGACGTGCTCGTCATCAGCGGGCTCACCAACGACGCGGGCAAGCCGGACGGCGACGGCCACCACGCCGCGGGCACCGCCGCGCTCCTGTCCTGCATGAAGGCCGTGAAGACGGAGGGCACCGACTTCCGCGCGGGCATCTCCATGGACCAGGTCATCGCCCGACACCTGGCCCAGCGCAAGGCCACGCGCTTCGCCTCGCTGGAGCTGGGCAACGACGCGGGGCGCGGCATCGGCAACTGTGACTCCGGCTACGCGTGCCCCTACGCCAACAACATCTCCTGGGCCGGGCCTCGCACGCCCATGGCCAAGGAGGTGCGCCCCAAGGCCGTCTTCGACCGGCTCTTCGGCGGCATGGACCCCGGCTCCACCCTGGCCCAGGTGGAGAAGCGCCGCGCCTATGGCCTGAGCATCATCGACTTCGTGCGCGAGGACGCCGCGTCGCTCCAGAAGCAGCTCGGCGTGACGGACCAGCGCAAGCTGGAGGAGTACTTCACCAGCGTGCGAGATTTGGAGAAGCAGCTGGAGGTCCTGGGACAACAGGTGCCCGTGTGCGGCGCCCAGGTGTCGCCCGTCGACAACGAGGACCCTCGCGCCAAGACGAAGGCGATGATGGACCTCATCGTCCTCGCCTTCCAATGCGACCTCACCCGCGTGGCGACCTTCATGCTCGCCAACGCGCGCAGCAACAAGGTGTACGGCTTCCTCGGGCTCAGCGGTGGACACCACGCGTACTCGCATCACCAGTTCGTCCCGGCCAACTTCGACGCGCTCTCGCGCATCGACCGGTGGGAGGTGGAGCAGTACGCCTACCTCGTGCGGCGGTTGAAGGAGAGCCGGGACGCCAGCGGCGCGTCGCTGCTCGACAGCTCGATGGTCTACTTCACGAGCGAGCTGGAGGACGGCAACGGGCACATCCATCGCAACCTGCCCGTGCTCATCGCCGGCCGGTGTGGCGGCGCGGTGGGCACCGACCGACACCTGCGCGCGACGGGCCTGCCCATCGCCAACCTCTACATCTCCATGATGCGGGCCATGGGCGTACCCGGCGTCACCACTTTTGGCTCGGACGGTACGGGGGAATTGCCGGGATTCGGGGGGTAG
- a CDS encoding S9 family peptidase: MSRLGVRVVVVLGLVLVGSGAWAAGPTVPFEGVWRRPDGGGLVRVAGDGTAPFLMDFASRRRWRLEPREPGVWVLGGSRPEARVTWRQSELVLAGVAVEPMTLSSVPVRTEAMTVSVEGAELPATLWLRPTGEPRNAVVMLHDAGRGSREALEPYPALLVEYGFAVLTYDARGAGLKARDDEGRANDAALQPGLKAQGDDGLAAVRLLRQRLGPSVRVGLMGFGHGAWAAVGASARAPEEVGFLILISGGAGAVWKQEQHRMRNEGRRRGLTGPELVDLTEFLDVLHDARLYADGGEARARKTLDFHLQRAKRKRWLAVTPLSSLGDVTVERFLELQRPLWRDVLSYDAAEDLPRVRGPVLALLGERDETTPAALTARALTQGLSKRTGANHRPQVTVIRGADHALAVARREAPAVETMSENALRTLTAWLITLEVQ, translated from the coding sequence GTGTCGAGGCTGGGTGTGCGCGTGGTGGTGGTCCTGGGGCTGGTGCTCGTGGGGAGCGGGGCCTGGGCGGCCGGGCCGACGGTTCCCTTCGAGGGGGTCTGGCGTCGGCCGGATGGAGGAGGGCTGGTGCGGGTGGCGGGGGATGGCACCGCGCCGTTCCTGATGGACTTCGCCTCGCGGCGGCGCTGGCGGCTGGAGCCGAGGGAGCCCGGGGTGTGGGTGCTCGGCGGCAGCCGTCCGGAGGCGCGCGTCACCTGGCGGCAATCGGAGCTGGTGCTCGCGGGGGTGGCCGTGGAGCCGATGACGCTCTCATCCGTGCCGGTGCGCACCGAGGCGATGACGGTGTCCGTGGAGGGCGCGGAGCTGCCGGCGACGCTGTGGCTGCGGCCGACGGGAGAGCCCAGGAACGCGGTGGTGATGTTGCACGACGCGGGGCGGGGTTCACGCGAGGCGCTGGAGCCCTATCCGGCGCTCCTGGTGGAGTATGGCTTCGCGGTGCTCACCTACGACGCGCGTGGGGCAGGGCTGAAGGCGCGGGATGATGAAGGCCGCGCCAACGATGCCGCTCTCCAGCCGGGGCTGAAGGCGCAGGGCGATGACGGCCTCGCTGCGGTGCGGCTGCTGCGGCAGCGGCTCGGCCCCTCGGTTCGAGTAGGGCTGATGGGCTTCGGCCATGGCGCATGGGCCGCGGTGGGCGCGTCCGCGCGCGCACCGGAGGAGGTGGGCTTCCTCATCCTCATCTCGGGCGGAGCCGGCGCGGTGTGGAAGCAGGAGCAGCACCGCATGCGCAACGAGGGCCGCAGGCGCGGGCTCACCGGACCGGAGCTGGTGGACCTGACCGAGTTCCTCGACGTGCTCCACGACGCGCGCCTGTACGCGGACGGCGGCGAGGCCCGCGCGCGCAAGACGCTCGACTTCCACCTCCAGCGCGCGAAGCGCAAGCGCTGGCTCGCGGTGACGCCGCTGTCGTCACTCGGAGACGTGACGGTGGAGCGCTTCCTCGAACTCCAGCGCCCGCTGTGGCGCGACGTGCTGTCCTACGACGCGGCCGAGGACCTGCCTCGCGTGAGAGGCCCCGTGCTCGCGCTGCTGGGCGAGCGCGATGAGACGACCCCCGCCGCGCTCACGGCGCGGGCACTGACTCAAGGTCTGTCGAAGCGCACTGGCGCGAACCACCGACCCCAAGTGACGGTCATCCGAGGCGCGGACCACGCTCTCGCCGTGGCCAGACGAGAAGCGCCCGCCGTGGAGACGATGTCGGAGAATGCGCTGCGCACCCTCACCGCGTGGCTGATCACGCTGGAGGTTCAGTAG
- a CDS encoding DUF1592 domain-containing protein yields the protein MTSRFHERRRPWLARASTGLLLLLAACKGDSLPKARVLPEPPPTHAEGCENTTADPGRVTLHRLNRAEYDATVRDLLGDTTRPARDFPADDHGYGFDNNADVLSLSPLLLEKYASAAEKLVENAWAQGTVRTCTLDATNPEPCARDILSRFARRAWRRPVAPEEVDRLLGALTLAKRHGDPPEAGVKLALRTVLVSPHFLFRVEKDPEATSLSPHRLDAFELASRLSYFLWSSMPDEALLQAAEQDQLSTPAQLEAQVRRMLADPKAQALVSNFAGQWLFTRALTSAEPDPMLYGAFNEDLRQAMRQETELVFQEFLTGEHKLRDLLDAPFTYVNDALAAHYGLPLPGSTTPKRVDLSAHPERQGILGHGSLLTVTSNPDRTSPVQRGVWVLEQLLCSAPPPPPPNVEGLPPPVNPLMTMKERMALHRSLPQCQGCHRMMDPLGLALENYDPIGRWRLNEVSGAPVDATGDLPDGAVLNGGADMRRFVKEDPKLPACITEHLLTYALGRGMSEADACVVREISASAEASGGRLVDYILAIVLSDSFTSRRGDTEAQTP from the coding sequence GTGACTTCCAGGTTTCACGAACGGAGGCGCCCCTGGCTCGCCCGCGCGAGCACGGGCCTCCTCCTGCTGCTCGCCGCCTGCAAGGGAGACTCGCTGCCCAAGGCCCGCGTCCTCCCCGAGCCGCCGCCCACCCACGCCGAGGGCTGCGAGAACACCACCGCGGACCCGGGCCGCGTCACCCTGCACCGCCTCAACCGCGCCGAATACGACGCCACCGTGAGGGATTTGCTCGGCGACACCACCCGCCCCGCGCGCGACTTCCCCGCCGATGACCACGGCTACGGCTTCGACAACAACGCGGACGTCCTCAGCCTCTCGCCCCTGCTGCTGGAGAAGTACGCCAGCGCGGCCGAGAAGCTCGTGGAGAACGCCTGGGCCCAGGGCACCGTGCGCACCTGCACCCTGGACGCCACGAACCCCGAGCCCTGCGCTCGCGACATCCTCTCGCGCTTCGCCCGCCGCGCCTGGCGCCGCCCCGTGGCACCCGAGGAGGTGGACCGGCTGCTCGGCGCACTCACGCTCGCGAAGCGACACGGAGACCCACCCGAGGCCGGCGTGAAGCTCGCCCTACGCACGGTGCTCGTCTCGCCGCACTTCCTCTTCCGCGTGGAGAAGGATCCAGAGGCCACGTCCCTCTCGCCCCATCGGCTCGACGCCTTCGAGCTGGCGAGCCGCCTGTCCTACTTCCTCTGGAGCAGCATGCCCGACGAGGCACTCCTCCAGGCCGCGGAGCAGGACCAGCTCTCCACGCCCGCGCAGTTGGAGGCCCAGGTGCGCCGCATGCTCGCGGACCCCAAGGCCCAGGCCCTGGTCAGCAACTTCGCCGGCCAGTGGCTCTTCACCCGCGCGCTCACCTCCGCCGAGCCGGACCCGATGCTCTACGGCGCCTTCAACGAGGACCTGCGCCAGGCCATGCGACAGGAGACGGAGCTCGTCTTCCAGGAGTTCCTCACCGGCGAGCACAAGCTGAGGGATTTGCTCGACGCCCCCTTCACCTACGTCAACGACGCGCTCGCCGCGCACTACGGACTGCCGCTGCCCGGCAGCACCACCCCCAAGCGCGTGGACCTGTCCGCGCACCCCGAGCGCCAGGGCATCCTCGGCCACGGCTCGCTGCTCACCGTCACCTCCAATCCGGACCGCACCTCGCCCGTGCAGCGCGGAGTCTGGGTGCTCGAGCAGCTGCTGTGCTCCGCGCCGCCGCCTCCTCCACCGAACGTCGAGGGCCTGCCCCCTCCGGTCAATCCGCTCATGACGATGAAGGAGCGCATGGCGCTGCACCGCAGCCTGCCGCAGTGTCAGGGCTGTCACCGGATGATGGACCCGCTGGGACTGGCGCTGGAGAACTACGACCCCATCGGCCGCTGGCGGCTCAACGAGGTCAGCGGCGCGCCGGTGGACGCCACGGGAGACTTGCCCGACGGCGCCGTGCTCAACGGCGGCGCGGACATGCGGCGCTTCGTCAAGGAGGACCCGAAGCTGCCCGCGTGCATCACCGAGCACCTGCTCACGTACGCGCTCGGCCGGGGCATGTCCGAGGCCGACGCGTGCGTGGTGCGCGAAATCTCCGCCTCCGCGGAGGCCAGCGGCGGGCGGCTCGTCGACTACATCCTCGCCATCGTCCTCAGTGACTCGTTCACCTCCCGGCGCGGCGACACGGAGGCCCAGACGCCATGA
- a CDS encoding R3H domain-containing nucleic acid-binding protein has product MTSPRVDAVADDFLLLVEVLPEGLRAVVGALAPSEVLEVVLDLGRVPEARLVDRVVRLRETPVGPEDLRQVMARVGTPGEDNRAGIERTLHRVSAIRNRRGQVVGLTLRVGRAVFGTIDMLKDLIGSGRNLLLLGRPGVGKTTKLREVARVLADDLGKRVMVVDTSNEIGGDGDVPHPGIGGARRMQVSRPDRQHDVMIEAVENHMPEVIIVDEIGTSAEASAARTIAERGVQLVATAHGNTLENLVLNPTLSDLVGGVQTVTLSDDEARRRRTQKTVSERKSPPTFDIVVEMVGRDEVRVHGDTAEAVDRLLAGKDVGGERRRQDAESGRVEVVPVRHVARASADTRAAHARAASRAEEGSASARGLVHERQGERASSRDEVVGGRPGSATRAREQARESELVAVEGERVAVGGELARSGGSEPAHEDSRGTGEARGREESQEESPSPARQEEGAEVESFTQAEPRMDETGSTPRSRPGVPRDMSSERAGSRGLPGSAEPFGTSHGDDVAPPGAPSMRSAARAVSFREEPSRVGEQRTPELASAAPPPRQTRFSSRFVDEPQDEGATPAARPTRIYPHGVGRELLQRVLREIPVEVRLVSRLESADLVVTLRSNANDPRMRRVVAKTGARVESVKRSSSAELRRMLKGFFNVLEGVDSEEVREAVAEAEAAVQRALREGVLVELAPRQPRVRKLQHRLVSRYRLEAVSHGSEPSRHLVIYPLGGELDAALAEETEGGA; this is encoded by the coding sequence ATGACTTCACCGCGTGTCGATGCCGTCGCCGATGACTTCCTGTTGCTGGTGGAGGTGTTGCCGGAGGGGCTGCGGGCGGTGGTGGGGGCGCTCGCTCCCTCGGAGGTGTTGGAGGTGGTGCTGGACTTGGGGCGGGTGCCGGAGGCGCGGCTGGTGGACCGGGTGGTGCGGCTGCGCGAGACGCCGGTGGGCCCGGAGGACCTGCGTCAGGTGATGGCGAGGGTGGGGACGCCGGGGGAGGACAACCGGGCGGGCATCGAGCGGACGTTGCATCGGGTGTCGGCCATCCGGAACCGGCGTGGGCAGGTGGTGGGGCTGACGCTGCGGGTGGGGCGGGCGGTGTTCGGGACCATCGACATGTTGAAGGACCTCATCGGCTCGGGGCGCAACCTGTTGCTGCTGGGGCGGCCCGGGGTGGGGAAGACGACGAAGCTGCGCGAGGTGGCGCGCGTGCTCGCGGATGATTTGGGCAAGCGGGTGATGGTGGTGGACACGTCCAATGAGATTGGTGGGGACGGGGACGTGCCGCATCCGGGGATAGGTGGGGCGCGGCGGATGCAGGTGTCGCGGCCGGACCGGCAGCACGACGTGATGATCGAGGCGGTGGAGAACCACATGCCCGAGGTCATCATCGTGGATGAAATCGGGACGTCGGCGGAGGCGTCGGCGGCGCGGACGATTGCAGAGCGTGGCGTGCAGTTGGTGGCGACGGCGCACGGCAACACGCTGGAGAACCTGGTGTTGAACCCGACGCTGTCGGACCTGGTGGGCGGGGTGCAGACGGTGACGCTGAGCGACGACGAGGCTCGGCGCAGGCGCACGCAGAAGACGGTGAGCGAGCGCAAGTCGCCGCCCACGTTCGACATCGTGGTGGAGATGGTGGGCCGTGACGAGGTGCGCGTGCACGGCGACACGGCGGAGGCGGTGGACCGGCTGCTAGCCGGCAAGGACGTCGGCGGCGAGCGAAGACGGCAGGACGCGGAGTCGGGGCGCGTGGAGGTGGTGCCCGTGAGGCACGTCGCGCGAGCGAGCGCTGACACGAGGGCCGCGCATGCGCGAGCGGCTTCGAGGGCTGAAGAGGGCTCGGCCTCGGCGCGTGGGCTCGTGCATGAGCGTCAGGGTGAGCGGGCCTCATCCCGCGATGAAGTCGTGGGAGGGCGCCCGGGAAGTGCCACGCGAGCCCGGGAACAGGCGAGGGAGTCCGAGCTCGTCGCGGTGGAAGGCGAACGCGTCGCGGTGGGAGGCGAGCTTGCGCGGAGCGGCGGCAGCGAGCCGGCCCACGAGGACTCGCGCGGGACGGGAGAGGCTCGAGGGCGTGAGGAGTCGCAGGAGGAATCACCCTCGCCGGCGCGGCAAGAGGAGGGCGCCGAAGTCGAGTCCTTCACGCAAGCGGAGCCGCGGATGGACGAGACGGGCTCGACGCCGCGCTCGCGACCGGGTGTCCCCAGGGACATGTCTTCGGAGCGCGCCGGGTCGAGAGGGCTGCCTGGGAGCGCGGAGCCCTTCGGGACATCGCACGGGGATGACGTCGCACCGCCTGGCGCGCCCTCGATGAGGAGCGCCGCGCGCGCGGTTTCCTTCCGTGAGGAGCCATCACGCGTCGGCGAGCAGCGCACGCCGGAGCTCGCGAGTGCCGCGCCTCCACCCAGGCAGACCCGGTTCTCCTCGCGGTTCGTCGACGAGCCCCAGGACGAAGGCGCCACGCCGGCGGCCCGCCCCACGCGCATCTATCCGCACGGCGTGGGCCGCGAGCTGTTGCAGCGGGTGCTGCGCGAGATTCCGGTGGAGGTGCGACTGGTCAGCCGGTTGGAGTCGGCGGACCTCGTCGTCACGCTGCGCTCGAACGCGAACGACCCGAGGATGCGTCGGGTGGTGGCGAAGACCGGCGCGCGCGTGGAGTCCGTGAAGCGCAGCAGCTCCGCGGAGCTGCGCCGGATGTTGAAGGGCTTCTTCAACGTGCTGGAGGGCGTGGATTCGGAGGAGGTCCGCGAGGCGGTGGCCGAGGCCGAGGCCGCCGTCCAGCGCGCCCTGCGCGAGGGCGTCTTGGTGGAGCTCGCGCCGCGCCAGCCCCGCGTGCGCAAGCTCCAGCATCGGCTGGTGAGCCGCTACCGGCTGGAGGCGGTGAGCCACGGCAGCGAGCCCTCCAGGCATCTGGTCATCTACCCGCTGGGAGGGGAGCTCGACGCCGCGCTCGCGGAGGAGACGGAAGGCGGCGCGTGA